TGTTACACGCTCTGTGTTCTATGGGAAACATGCTGATAATATTGGATAGTTTCTTGCAAAAGGACTTTAAGACCATGAATAAGCTGTACCGAGACAATATTGAATAAAGAACATGGATACACTAAATTGGAGAAAGAAAAGAATATTTTGCGATTTTTACTGATGCAAATGCGTTGAATGTGTTAAATTTATAGGGAATATTCGAAAAGCTGTGAAATTTGGAGTGTTTTTATAGTATGTGTTTCCAAGATTTTGCAACAAGTTATTTGCGGTAAAATAGCATAGTTTGTTTCTTAAACAGAGTGATGGTATATTCATATTTTTTAAAATTCCATTGCTTAAAACAGTAGATTTTTATACAAAAAATGAAATTGATGAAATAAAATCAAAATGTTGTTTTTTAAAAATCTGGTTATTGAATAAAAACTTCATGTTTTAGTAATAACTAAGAGATCGCAATTAGATGTAAGAATCTGTTCTAATTGGTGCGAAAATGTTTCGTTTTTGAGGTGGTTGGAATAACAAAACTAAGGTATTGATGAGCTTTTGTTGAGTTTTTCCAATGAAGAGAATCTTATTAAAGACTAAAGAAGTGAGCTAAATGAAGATGTTTGAAAAAACTGTTATTGCTGTATCTGTAATGGTTCTAGTTACTGCAGGAGCAGCATGTGCACAAGCGCCAAGCCGTTTGGATCAATTTGAGGCGTGGGGAGCCTATTCTTATAAATCGCAAAAAAATACAATTTGTTATGTGTTGTCGGTACCTTTAGAGGCACTTCCAACGACAGTTAATCATGGCGATAATTTCTTTTTAGTTACTAAGCGTTCTAATTCACCTCTTTCGTTTGAACCACAATTCATGGCTGGTTATCCATTTAAAGAGGGATCAAGAGTTACTGTGACTATTGGAAATAAAGATTTTGATTTTTTCACGAAGGATTCGTCAGCTTGGTTAGCATCATCCGCATTAGAAAAGCAGCTTGTTTCTGCTATGCGTGCTGGAGCAAATATGACAGTGAATGCACTCTCAAAACGGGGAACTCAGACTACCTATACTTTTTCCTTAAAAGGGGTGTCTGCTGCATTAAATGTGGCACAAAAATGCCGTTAAAGTCTTTGTAACTCTAAAGTAGCGAGCGATATAAATTGGAAAACAATGGCTGTTTCATATGACTTTAGACCGATTAGTGTATGTCGAGCACGAGAATCAAATAATGTTGTCGTGAAGAAGAGATCTAAGCGCTCTTTAATTGGCTTATCGCAGAATGAAATGGCGGAAGCTTTAAAGGCAATCGGTGTACCAGAACAACAAACGCGTATGCGTGTACGTCAGCTCTGGCATTGGCTTTATGTGCGTGGCGTTTCAAATTTTGATGAAATTCTGAACATTTCTAAGCCAATACGAGAAATGCTTAAAAACCATTTTTCCATTGCGCGTCCGGAAATTGTTGGAGAACAAATATCAAAAGATGGTACGCGTAAATGGTTGTTGCGTTTTCCAGCACGTGAAGACGGAAGGCCTGTTGAGGTTGAAACGGTCTATATTCCTGAAGAAGGGCGTGGTACTTTGTGTCTTTCATCTCAAGTAGGGTGTACGCTAACTTGTTCTTTTTGTTATACGGGAACACAAGTGCTTGTTCGCAATCTGACAGCGGAAGAAATTTTGGCACAATTATTGGTTGCCCGTGATTGTTTAGGTGATTTCCCTAATAGGACTACCCCTGATGGAGCAATTGTTCCAGTTGAGGGACGCAAAATTACCAATATCGTTATGATGGGGATGGGGGAACCACTTTATAATTTTGAAGGAGTCAAAAAAGCTTTATTAATCGCTTCTGATGGAGATGGCCTCTCTTTGTCAAAACGTCGAATTACTCTTTCAACCAGTGGAGTGGTTCCTGAAATTGTGCGAGCGGGGGAGGAAATTGGGGTTATGTTGGCGGTTTCACTGCATGCAGTGCATGATACGCTGCGAGACATGCTTGTTCCAATCAATAAAAAATACCCGCTTGCTCTTTTAATTGATGCTTGCCGTAATTATCCTGGCCTTTCTAATGCCAAGCGAATTACATTTGAATATGTTATGCTGAAAGGTATAAATGATGGTTTGGATGATGCTAAGCGATTGATTCAATTACTGAAAGGTATTCCTTCTAAGATCAACTTAATTCCTTTTAATCCATGGCCGGGAAGTAATTATCAATGTTCTGATTGGGAACAAATCGAGCGTTTTGCGGATGTGGTTAATCAAGCAGGCTATGCTTCACCGATTCGGATACCGCGTGGACGTGACATTCTAGCTGCATGTGGTCAGCTTAAATCTGCTTCAGAACGTTTACGAAAATCTGAACGTTTGCAAATTGAATATGCGGTTGGCAACAAATAACTTTAATCTTTGGGTAATCAAGAGACGTAAAACAAAACTCGTAAAATGCTAGTCATAAACCAATCAAGAAAGCGAATATAAAAAGGATTTTGCTTAAGGTGTTGCGCGAATTTATGCGCCATAAAAACCATAGAAATTGTAATTGGCAGAGAAATGGGGATATAAGAAGGCCTAAAATAATCAATTTTTGTGTGGCCATGGGTAATAAATTGTGACAAGAAAGTTACGTTGAAGAGAATAATTTTAGGATTTAAGAGATTAATTCCAATACCGATAAAGTCAATTATATCTAAGACTGTGGCGCTTTTGAGATGTTTATTTGAGAGAAAATGCCAAGTGTTTACCGCAATGCTTGCAAGGAAAGCTATAAAAGATAAAAAGCTCCCACAATTTTAATGAGAAAAAAAGCACGTGGCAAAGCAAAAATAAACGCTGATAAACCAAGAGCTACAGTAGTAACCTGAATAGCAAAACCCATTGCACTCCCGAAAGTACATATAACCCCGGCTTTTTTGCTTTGTGCAATCGTACACCCTACTGACAACATGATATCATGTTCCGGAATGAGCGCTAGGAATCAGCGATGCTAAAGCAAATTGTACAACAATAGACCGCTCAGGTAAAAATGACACGTAAATCTCCTTTTATTTGTAAGCGGTGTTCACCATCATATTTATTTTAATGTTGTTTAAAGAGAATTTATTCTTATGAAGATCCAGTATTACTGCTCCTGAATATGTGCATATGTATACCCTTTCACCGGAAGCTGCTCTAGATCAAGCAACTGTAATCACTATTGGCTTTTTTAAAAAGGCGATGTCATATCGATTAATGGAAAGAATTTATTTCCTGCGAATTTACTTTCTGAAATAAATAGTTATGGGTGTGACAACGGTATCGACCGATTAGATTAGTAAACTTTGTTGGTATGAAATCGTGTGGCATTTATGAGACACCAGGAGGAACTATTCTTTTAACTGCTTATCGGGCGATAGAATCTTTGACATTGAATTGTGGTGCGGTGCATTTAAAAAATGAATTAATGGCCGCGTTATGCTGGACTCGTTTACGGCTTTTGGTTTTCACCTGAGCACGAAATATTGCAGGTTGCTATTAATTTATCCCAGGAAAATGTTGAAGGCGAAGTTGTATTAAAGCTTTATAAGGGTAATGTGATTGTTGAAGAACACCAAAGCAAAAAGTCGCTTTATTCCAGTAAATTGGTAACTTTTGAGGATGATGAATGTGTTTATGATCAAAAGACTCTGCCGGCTTTATTAAATTGAATGCCCTACGTTTACATACATTGGCAGCGCGTTCGTCAGAATTGTAAATAAACGATCTTCTAAACCACCTTTACAGTAGAATAAAAAGGGTGTTTTTACATAAAACGTTTAATTTTGACATTTTTCTAATTTGTTTTTGTAAATAGGTTATTTGTCCGATTTTTAGTTCCATACTGGAGGATTTTTTTCTTGTTGACTAAGTGTAATACGAAAATCCTAGTAGAGTAATAACAACTAAAGCACCAATAATCAAAATGAGTAAACTACGACTCATGATACTTATACTTCATCAATATGAAGATAAAAAGAGAATATAACGAAAAGAATAGAACAGAGATTGGTCATAAAAAGGTCGTTATAAGAAATTTTTAGCAGCTTTCACTTGCTATTATTGACGAATAAATGCAAGAACCATACACCATATCGTTAAAGAGTTTAATTTTTAGGATAAAGATAATGATGTGTGATTCGTATGATGCCCTTAGCCTTACGTCTGAATTAAGCGATGCAGCTGCTCAATCGAAAGCTTGGCCTTTTGAAGAAGCACGCAAAATTATAAAACGGTATGAAAAAACGGGTTATCCAGAAAGTATCATATTTGAAACTGGTTATGGTCCCTCTGGTTTACCGCATATTGGGACCTTTGGGGAAGTTGCTCGTACGACTATGGTGCGTCATGCATTTCATATTCTCACTGAGAATAAAGTTAAGACAAAACTTATTTGTTTTTCTGATGATATGGATGGTCTGCGTAAAATTCCCGATAATGTGCCTGACCGCGAAAAAATGGCAAGCTATCTTGATCAATCGCTCAGCCGTGTACCCAACCCTTTTGGGGATACTT
This genomic window from Bartonella quintana contains:
- a CDS encoding invasion associated locus B family protein — encoded protein: MFEKTVIAVSVMVLVTAGAACAQAPSRLDQFEAWGAYSYKSQKNTICYVLSVPLEALPTTVNHGDNFFLVTKRSNSPLSFEPQFMAGYPFKEGSRVTVTIGNKDFDFFTKDSSAWLASSALEKQLVSAMRAGANMTVNALSKRGTQTTYTFSLKGVSAALNVAQKCR
- the rlmN gene encoding 23S rRNA (adenine(2503)-C(2))-methyltransferase RlmN, giving the protein MAVSYDFRPISVCRARESNNVVVKKRSKRSLIGLSQNEMAEALKAIGVPEQQTRMRVRQLWHWLYVRGVSNFDEILNISKPIREMLKNHFSIARPEIVGEQISKDGTRKWLLRFPAREDGRPVEVETVYIPEEGRGTLCLSSQVGCTLTCSFCYTGTQVLVRNLTAEEILAQLLVARDCLGDFPNRTTPDGAIVPVEGRKITNIVMMGMGEPLYNFEGVKKALLIASDGDGLSLSKRRITLSTSGVVPEIVRAGEEIGVMLAVSLHAVHDTLRDMLVPINKKYPLALLIDACRNYPGLSNAKRITFEYVMLKGINDGLDDAKRLIQLLKGIPSKINLIPFNPWPGSNYQCSDWEQIERFADVVNQAGYASPIRIPRGRDILAACGQLKSASERLRKSERLQIEYAVGNK